A portion of the Edaphobacter bradus genome contains these proteins:
- the dcd gene encoding dCTP deaminase: MAIKSDSWIRQQAIEHGMISPFSEKQVREGVISYGLSSYGYDLRVSDEFKIFTNVNSAIIDPKDFDERSFVSVQAPSVIIPPNSFALARSIEYFKIPRDVLTICVGKSTYARCGIIVNVTPFEPEWEGFVTLEISNTTPLPARVYANEGLCQILFFQSDDVCEVSYADRKGKYQKQQGIVLPKL, translated from the coding sequence GTGGCAATTAAAAGCGACAGCTGGATTCGCCAACAGGCGATCGAGCATGGAATGATCTCGCCGTTCAGCGAGAAGCAGGTGCGGGAGGGCGTGATCTCATACGGTCTCTCTTCCTATGGGTATGACCTGAGGGTTTCGGACGAGTTCAAGATCTTTACGAACGTGAACAGCGCGATTATCGACCCGAAGGACTTTGACGAGCGGTCGTTTGTGTCGGTGCAGGCCCCGAGTGTGATCATTCCGCCGAACTCGTTTGCGCTGGCGCGGTCGATTGAATACTTCAAGATTCCGCGGGACGTGCTGACGATCTGCGTCGGCAAGTCGACGTATGCGCGCTGCGGGATCATCGTGAATGTGACGCCGTTTGAGCCGGAGTGGGAGGGGTTTGTGACTCTCGAGATCTCGAACACGACGCCGCTGCCGGCGCGGGTTTATGCGAACGAGGGCCTTTGCCAGATTCTTTTCTTCCAGTCCGATGACGTTTGCGAAGTAAGTTATGCAGATCGTAAGGGGAAGTATCAGAAACAGCAGGGGATTGTTCTGCCGAAGCTCTAG
- a CDS encoding response regulator transcription factor encodes MNMSKPQLRMGLIATDPLRILGLQTIFSEGGKAEVIPLSVPGALDESGVSLILIDAACTDHLFELMATFRRSRPHLRLIVIGLEDDHDYIQRVIGAGAKGYLTHMAKENEILLAIEIVQDGSIWAPRKVLARLLETGTELRAGDASPRFTGRESQVLKLLVAGRPNREIGTALGIDAATVKAHVGRLMRKVGVDNRIALTMQAVSRNLVEK; translated from the coding sequence ATGAACATGAGCAAGCCTCAGTTGCGGATGGGCCTGATTGCCACGGACCCGCTGCGCATTCTCGGATTGCAGACGATCTTTTCCGAGGGTGGCAAGGCGGAGGTGATCCCTCTGTCGGTTCCGGGCGCGCTGGACGAGTCAGGGGTCTCGCTGATCCTGATCGACGCGGCGTGCACGGACCACCTGTTCGAACTGATGGCGACGTTCCGGCGATCGCGACCGCATCTACGGCTGATTGTGATTGGGCTTGAGGACGATCACGATTACATCCAGAGGGTGATCGGGGCTGGCGCTAAGGGCTATCTGACGCACATGGCCAAAGAGAACGAGATCCTGCTGGCGATTGAGATCGTGCAGGACGGATCGATCTGGGCCCCGCGCAAGGTGTTGGCACGGCTGCTGGAGACAGGGACGGAGCTGCGGGCGGGGGATGCGAGTCCGAGGTTCACCGGGCGGGAGAGCCAGGTGCTGAAGCTGCTGGTGGCAGGGCGGCCGAACCGCGAGATCGGGACGGCGCTGGGGATTGACGCCGCGACGGTGAAGGCCCACGTGGGCCGGCTGATGCGGAAAGTGGGAGTGGATAACCGCATTGCACTGACGATGCAGGCGGTAAGCCGGAACCTGGTGGAGAAGTAA
- a CDS encoding lipid-binding SYLF domain-containing protein, whose amino-acid sequence MIRLKKLHVIACGLALIASSLAAFGATDKEKLTQRMNDASAVITQVMAAPDKAIPSGILSDAKCVVVIPSYKKGAFILGAEYGQGVATCRTPRGWSAPVCVQLEGGSLGFQIGGQATDLILIAMNDQGLQAMLKNKFKVGADAAASAGPVGRDAKAGTDWKLNAEFLTYSRSKGLFAGIDLDGTVLSQNEDDTKVLYGAGIPFETILKGNQATPMEARPFVRTVAKYFVVAKSTK is encoded by the coding sequence ATGATCAGGTTGAAGAAGCTTCATGTGATTGCGTGCGGACTGGCTTTGATCGCCAGTTCCCTGGCGGCTTTTGGAGCAACAGATAAGGAAAAGCTAACGCAGCGGATGAACGATGCCAGCGCCGTCATTACGCAGGTTATGGCTGCCCCGGACAAGGCGATTCCATCGGGCATTCTATCTGACGCCAAGTGTGTCGTGGTTATTCCAAGTTACAAGAAGGGCGCGTTCATCCTAGGGGCGGAGTATGGTCAAGGCGTCGCAACATGTCGCACACCGAGGGGGTGGAGCGCTCCAGTGTGTGTGCAACTGGAGGGCGGTAGCCTGGGCTTCCAGATTGGCGGTCAGGCGACGGACCTTATTCTGATTGCCATGAACGATCAGGGATTGCAGGCCATGTTGAAGAACAAGTTCAAGGTTGGCGCGGATGCTGCGGCATCAGCAGGCCCGGTAGGCCGGGACGCGAAGGCGGGAACCGACTGGAAGTTGAACGCAGAGTTCCTGACGTATTCGCGCAGCAAGGGCTTGTTTGCAGGTATCGACCTGGATGGCACGGTGCTGTCGCAGAATGAGGACGACACCAAAGTGTTGTATGGCGCGGGCATTCCGTTTGAGACGATCCTGAAGGGAAACCAGGCGACCCCGATGGAGGCCCGTCCTTTTGTGCGAACCGTGGCAAAGTACTTTGTTGTGGCCAAGAGCACGAAGTAA
- a CDS encoding lysophospholipid acyltransferase family protein, which yields MGQTKDLSEVSQRELPKERVNLRETVEFAAVWVLVHAMGLLPRRLARWVGAGIGWAAYEALGRLRRVGLRNLQLAFPEMGVEERERTLRAVYRNLGWLLAEFCLMPGYRAEQASRFIRYEGLENYLAARDKGKGVLILTGHLGAWELSSFYHSLMGYPMAMVIRRLDNSLVDMFVNRIRCMHGNRVIHKDDFARGLIASMRGGETVGFLMDTNMTPPQGVFVPYFGVMACTAAGMARVAAKTGAAVVPGFLLWEKSEEKYVLRFGEELKVVDTGDAEQDAVTNTAAFTAVIESYVRRYPDQWLWMHRRWKTRPAGDEAIY from the coding sequence ATGGGCCAGACGAAGGATTTGAGCGAAGTCAGCCAGAGAGAGCTTCCTAAGGAACGGGTTAATCTCCGTGAGACGGTGGAGTTCGCGGCGGTGTGGGTGCTGGTTCATGCGATGGGATTGTTGCCCCGCAGGCTGGCACGATGGGTGGGCGCTGGGATTGGCTGGGCAGCATATGAGGCCCTGGGGAGACTGAGGCGAGTAGGGCTGAGGAATCTGCAGCTTGCCTTTCCAGAGATGGGAGTGGAAGAGCGGGAGCGGACGCTGCGAGCGGTCTACAGAAATCTCGGCTGGTTGCTGGCGGAGTTCTGCCTGATGCCTGGTTACAGGGCCGAGCAGGCCAGCCGGTTTATCCGGTATGAGGGGTTGGAGAACTATTTAGCGGCGCGCGACAAGGGCAAGGGCGTTCTGATACTCACGGGGCATCTGGGGGCGTGGGAGCTTTCGAGCTTCTATCACTCGCTGATGGGGTATCCGATGGCGATGGTGATACGGCGGCTGGATAATTCGCTGGTGGATATGTTCGTCAACCGGATCCGGTGCATGCATGGCAACAGGGTGATTCATAAGGACGACTTTGCGCGCGGGTTGATTGCGTCGATGCGGGGAGGCGAGACCGTCGGGTTTCTGATGGATACGAATATGACTCCGCCGCAGGGGGTGTTTGTGCCGTACTTCGGTGTGATGGCGTGCACGGCTGCGGGAATGGCGAGAGTGGCAGCGAAGACAGGAGCAGCGGTGGTGCCGGGATTTCTGCTGTGGGAGAAGAGTGAAGAGAAGTATGTGCTTCGCTTCGGCGAGGAACTGAAGGTGGTGGATACGGGCGATGCCGAGCAGGATGCGGTGACGAATACGGCGGCGTTTACAGCAGTGATTGAGTCGTACGTGCGGCGGTATCCTGACCAGTGGCTGTGGATGCACCGGCGCTGGAAGACGCGGCCGGCGGGAGATGAGGCGATCTACTGA
- the lpxD gene encoding UDP-3-O-(3-hydroxymyristoyl)glucosamine N-acyltransferase, producing MAAMREVAEWVGAEALSLSGDVVRVSGLDAAGADAVVFAVDEAALAEALKTKAGVILAHRRLRERTEDARILWVADPRYAFAVVAKRLGGKGFTAGVHPTAVVGEDVGIGEGSVVGPGVVLGDRVQIGRDCNIQANVTIYADAVLGDRVVVQAGAVLGATGFGYARSAETGEYVIFPQQGRLVVEDDVEIGANTTIDRGALGETRIGRGTKIDNLVHIGHNCLIGKNVVIAAQTGISGSSVVEDGAVLGGQVGIGDHATVGEGVILGGGAGVLSGKKMRGKGEVFWGRPARPLKEYLRDLARLRKG from the coding sequence ATGGCGGCGATGCGTGAGGTGGCGGAGTGGGTTGGGGCAGAGGCCCTATCGCTTTCGGGTGATGTTGTGCGGGTTTCGGGACTTGATGCGGCTGGGGCCGATGCCGTGGTGTTTGCGGTCGATGAGGCTGCGCTGGCCGAGGCGCTGAAGACGAAGGCCGGGGTAATTCTGGCCCACCGGAGGCTCAGGGAGCGGACGGAGGATGCCCGGATTCTGTGGGTGGCGGATCCGAGGTACGCGTTTGCTGTGGTTGCGAAGAGGCTTGGCGGGAAGGGATTTACGGCTGGGGTGCATCCGACGGCGGTGGTGGGCGAAGACGTTGGGATCGGCGAGGGGAGTGTGGTTGGGCCGGGCGTGGTGCTGGGGGATCGCGTGCAAATCGGCAGGGATTGCAACATTCAGGCGAATGTGACGATCTATGCGGACGCGGTGCTGGGGGATCGCGTCGTAGTGCAGGCAGGAGCGGTGCTGGGGGCGACGGGGTTTGGGTATGCACGGAGCGCGGAGACGGGAGAGTATGTGATCTTCCCGCAACAGGGACGGCTGGTGGTGGAGGATGATGTCGAGATTGGGGCGAATACGACGATCGATCGCGGGGCTCTTGGGGAGACGAGGATCGGGCGAGGGACGAAGATCGACAATCTGGTGCACATCGGACATAACTGCCTGATCGGAAAGAATGTTGTGATTGCGGCGCAGACGGGGATCTCGGGGTCGAGCGTAGTGGAGGATGGCGCGGTGCTGGGCGGGCAGGTGGGGATAGGGGACCATGCGACGGTGGGTGAAGGAGTGATTCTGGGTGGCGGGGCTGGGGTCCTGAGCGGGAAGAAGATGCGCGGGAAGGGCGAGGTCTTCTGGGGGCGGCCGGCGCGTCCTCTGAAAGAATATTTGAGGGATCTGGCTCGGTTGCGGAAGGGTTAG
- a CDS encoding GGDEF domain-containing protein yields MDTQTLVIANALLFALYAGVMLVNARVVGGTRGAMCFAASSLCCGAAMLLVGVQWLRIAPVGLVQAVTAILAVLGLILLHQSFAELLDRGPILRWVQSGTVGLVHVIAGLLILVPSMAPKLEAVLYVMLGLQLAAISAVVLRFSAEDTRLAGWLTGLALSAFAVIQFVRADVMTRYGTPAYAIQSQQINQIWLVGGLITNAAVAFGFMALSTARLRADLLWRAQVDELSGLLNRWALKRFATQEIQRCKRSRGTLAMMMMDLDGLKEVNDSRGHACGDVVLQAVAGVLQETVRAQDSVGRIGGDEFCVLLPETTLDEAMAVAERLRERVEMLVIQYLGDTVRVSMSVGVTSSDVSGLVWQALVDHSDSALYSAKRNGRNKVVAAAMRDLPIRPYGERGESVMAARRSS; encoded by the coding sequence ATGGATACGCAAACGCTTGTGATTGCGAATGCGCTGCTCTTCGCGCTCTATGCCGGCGTGATGCTGGTGAACGCGCGCGTGGTCGGGGGGACGCGCGGCGCGATGTGTTTTGCGGCCTCGAGCCTGTGCTGCGGCGCGGCGATGCTGCTGGTAGGCGTGCAGTGGCTGCGGATCGCTCCGGTGGGTCTTGTGCAGGCGGTAACGGCGATTCTTGCAGTGCTGGGCCTGATTCTGCTGCATCAGAGCTTTGCCGAACTTCTGGATCGCGGGCCGATATTGCGTTGGGTTCAGTCCGGAACGGTGGGGCTGGTTCATGTAATCGCTGGGCTGCTGATCCTGGTGCCATCGATGGCCCCGAAGCTTGAGGCGGTGCTCTACGTAATGCTCGGCCTGCAGTTGGCTGCGATCTCGGCGGTGGTGCTTCGGTTTTCGGCTGAGGATACGAGGCTGGCGGGATGGCTGACGGGCCTGGCGCTGTCTGCGTTCGCGGTGATTCAGTTTGTGCGAGCGGACGTGATGACGCGATATGGTACGCCGGCATATGCGATCCAGTCGCAGCAGATCAACCAGATATGGCTCGTGGGCGGGCTGATCACGAACGCTGCGGTTGCGTTTGGCTTTATGGCGCTGTCTACGGCAAGGCTGCGGGCGGACCTGCTTTGGCGGGCGCAGGTGGATGAACTGTCGGGATTGCTTAACAGATGGGCGCTGAAGCGTTTTGCGACGCAAGAGATTCAGCGATGCAAGAGATCGAGGGGCACGCTCGCAATGATGATGATGGATCTCGACGGACTGAAGGAAGTCAACGACTCGAGGGGACATGCCTGTGGCGATGTGGTGCTGCAGGCGGTGGCGGGCGTGCTGCAGGAGACGGTCCGGGCGCAGGATTCGGTGGGAAGAATTGGGGGCGACGAGTTCTGCGTGCTGCTGCCGGAGACGACGCTGGATGAGGCGATGGCGGTGGCGGAGCGGTTGAGGGAGCGGGTCGAGATGCTGGTAATCCAGTATCTCGGCGATACGGTGAGGGTGAGTATGAGCGTGGGGGTGACGTCGTCGGATGTCTCGGGACTGGTGTGGCAGGCGCTGGTGGATCATAGTGACTCCGCCCTCTATTCGGCCAAGCGAAATGGCAGAAACAAGGTGGTCGCGGCCGCAATGAGGGACCTGCCGATTCGTCCTTACGGAGAGAGGGGCGAGAGCGTCATGGCTGCGCGGCGTAGCTCGTGA
- the bshB1 gene encoding bacillithiol biosynthesis deacetylase BshB1: protein MPSTPYSLLPTPCLVDILAIAAHRDDVEQTCGGTLLAMQARGWRTGILDLTQGESGTRGTAADRAAEAAAAASILNVAHREALDLPDGNVQNTYENRLKLAAVLRRLRPRVVILPYWQGRHPDHYTTATLGYEACFVSGLAKVDIPDAGKLAPHRPYKILYASLYADVRPSFVVDITPYIEQRLQSLLTYRSQYAAQSTGGALFVPEEDIRERTFATARHYGLLAGVRYAEPFVQKEVGLIDDLMLLPVQSI from the coding sequence ATGCCCTCTACTCCCTACTCCCTACTCCCTACTCCCTGCCTCGTCGACATCCTCGCCATCGCCGCGCACCGTGACGACGTCGAGCAGACCTGCGGCGGAACCCTCCTCGCAATGCAGGCTCGCGGCTGGCGCACCGGAATCCTCGACCTCACACAGGGCGAGTCCGGAACTCGCGGGACCGCCGCCGATCGCGCTGCTGAAGCCGCAGCCGCCGCGAGCATCCTCAACGTCGCCCACCGTGAGGCTCTGGACCTTCCCGACGGCAACGTCCAGAACACTTACGAGAACCGCCTCAAACTCGCCGCTGTCCTCCGCCGCCTGCGGCCCCGCGTCGTCATCCTGCCCTATTGGCAAGGTCGCCACCCCGACCACTACACCACGGCCACGCTGGGTTATGAGGCCTGCTTCGTCAGCGGGCTCGCCAAGGTAGATATCCCGGACGCAGGAAAACTCGCTCCGCACCGCCCCTACAAGATCCTCTACGCCTCGCTCTACGCCGACGTCCGCCCCTCCTTCGTCGTCGACATCACACCCTATATAGAGCAGAGGCTCCAGTCGCTCCTCACCTATCGCTCCCAGTACGCCGCGCAGTCCACCGGAGGCGCTCTCTTCGTCCCCGAGGAAGACATTCGCGAGCGCACCTTCGCCACTGCGCGCCACTACGGCCTGCTCGCGGGAGTGCGCTATGCAGAGCCCTTTGTCCAGAAAGAGGTCGGCCTCATCGACGACCTCATGCTCCTGCCCGTCCAATCGATCTGA
- a CDS encoding four helix bundle protein: MVESYRDLKVWQRAVQMTLGIYRVTTGFPKEELFGLTSQMRRAAVSVASSIAEGYGRNSKGEYKQFLGIARGSNLELQTQLFIAVELGYGDPGLLREAESPSNEVAKMLNSLVAKL, from the coding sequence ATGGTGGAGTCTTACCGTGACCTCAAGGTCTGGCAGCGTGCCGTCCAAATGACTCTCGGCATCTACCGCGTTACGACAGGTTTCCCGAAAGAAGAGCTATTTGGCCTGACGAGTCAAATGCGCCGCGCCGCAGTCTCCGTGGCCAGCAGCATAGCCGAAGGTTATGGCCGCAACTCCAAGGGTGAGTACAAGCAGTTTCTGGGCATAGCCCGAGGTTCGAACCTCGAATTACAAACACAGCTCTTCATCGCAGTCGAACTCGGCTATGGAGATCCTGGACTCTTAAGAGAAGCGGAAAGCCCTTCCAACGAAGTGGCGAAGATGCTGAATTCTCTAGTCGCTAAACTATAG
- a CDS encoding bifunctional homocysteine S-methyltransferase/methylenetetrahydrofolate reductase: MIDAAEQTATTAERVRKLFTGGPVLCDGAMGTMLYSRGVFINRCYDELNLSQSEMVRAVHQEYLQAGAEVIETNTFGANAYRLEHYGLRDKVREINLAGVRLARESVEQIREKQAVEAFVAGAIGPLGVRLEPLGKIGLDEARAAFAEQISAMVEGGPGVGADLLCIETMTSLVEAEQAVRAAREVAPDVPVIVMMTVDEEGNCLDGSSAEAAAEKLTALGVDALGCNCSAGPVTVLSVIERMRPVTSLPLVAMPNAGIPRAVEGRTIYLTSPEYMASFTRKLVKAGATLVGGCCGTTPSYTRAMRSALRAMDAMETGAQVMEQKTATVVASKVEPPPLAQRSKIGAMVAAGEFVTMVEIVPPKGIDCSKELDGAAQLHKLGVDAINVPDSPRASARMSAQSLCLQIQQHVGIETILHYTCRDRNVLSIQSDLLGASSIGLKNILCLTGDPPKLGNYPDATAVFDVDAIGLVNLVRNLNYGLDLGKNSIGGSTGFTISVAANPGVPDIEQEIRRFAYKVEAGAEFAITQPVFDLRVLEEFLKRIEGFRIPVIAGIWPLTSLRNAEFMKNDLRVSMPDEIMARMAAATTPEAARAEGVKIAKEMLAEAKPMVEGVQVSAPFGKYLVAAEVLGLA; encoded by the coding sequence ATGATCGACGCAGCAGAGCAGACGGCGACGACCGCCGAGAGGGTGAGGAAGTTGTTTACCGGCGGGCCGGTGCTGTGCGATGGGGCGATGGGCACGATGCTGTATTCGCGCGGTGTGTTCATCAACCGGTGTTACGACGAGCTGAATCTCTCGCAGTCGGAGATGGTGCGCGCCGTGCATCAGGAGTATCTGCAGGCGGGGGCCGAGGTCATTGAGACCAATACCTTTGGCGCAAACGCCTATCGGCTGGAACACTACGGGCTTCGCGATAAGGTTCGGGAGATCAACCTGGCGGGAGTGCGGCTGGCGCGCGAGAGCGTGGAGCAGATTCGCGAGAAGCAGGCCGTGGAGGCGTTTGTCGCGGGAGCGATTGGGCCGTTGGGCGTAAGGCTGGAGCCGCTGGGCAAGATTGGTCTGGATGAGGCGCGCGCGGCGTTCGCGGAGCAGATCTCTGCGATGGTTGAGGGCGGGCCGGGTGTGGGAGCGGACCTGCTGTGTATCGAGACGATGACCTCGCTGGTGGAGGCCGAACAGGCCGTCAGAGCGGCGCGGGAGGTTGCACCGGATGTTCCGGTGATCGTGATGATGACCGTGGACGAGGAGGGCAACTGCCTAGATGGCTCCTCGGCGGAGGCAGCCGCTGAGAAGCTGACGGCGCTGGGGGTCGACGCGCTTGGGTGCAACTGCAGCGCCGGGCCGGTGACGGTGCTTAGCGTGATTGAGCGGATGAGGCCGGTCACTTCGCTGCCGCTGGTGGCGATGCCGAACGCAGGGATTCCCCGCGCGGTGGAGGGAAGGACGATCTACCTAACCTCGCCGGAGTACATGGCTAGCTTTACGCGCAAGCTGGTGAAGGCAGGCGCAACGCTGGTGGGCGGCTGCTGTGGGACGACTCCCAGCTACACGCGTGCGATGCGAAGCGCGCTGCGCGCGATGGACGCCATGGAGACCGGAGCGCAGGTGATGGAGCAGAAGACAGCGACGGTGGTGGCAAGCAAGGTTGAGCCTCCGCCGCTGGCGCAGCGGTCGAAGATCGGCGCAATGGTGGCCGCGGGCGAGTTCGTAACGATGGTGGAGATCGTTCCGCCGAAGGGGATCGATTGCTCGAAGGAGCTGGATGGCGCTGCGCAGCTTCATAAGCTGGGCGTGGACGCGATCAATGTGCCGGATTCACCGCGGGCGAGCGCGAGGATGAGCGCGCAGAGTCTGTGCCTGCAGATTCAGCAGCATGTGGGGATCGAGACGATTCTGCACTACACGTGCCGCGACAGGAATGTGCTGAGCATACAGAGCGATCTGCTGGGAGCGTCGTCGATCGGGCTGAAGAATATTCTGTGCCTGACGGGCGATCCTCCGAAGCTGGGGAACTATCCGGATGCGACGGCCGTCTTCGATGTCGACGCGATCGGACTGGTAAACCTAGTGCGGAACCTGAACTACGGGTTGGACCTCGGCAAGAACTCGATCGGAGGTTCGACGGGGTTCACGATCTCGGTGGCGGCGAATCCGGGTGTGCCTGATATTGAGCAGGAGATCCGGCGGTTCGCTTACAAGGTCGAGGCAGGTGCGGAGTTCGCGATTACGCAGCCGGTCTTCGATCTGCGCGTGCTCGAAGAGTTTCTGAAGCGGATTGAAGGGTTCAGGATTCCGGTGATCGCGGGGATCTGGCCGCTGACGAGTCTGCGGAATGCTGAGTTCATGAAGAACGATCTGCGCGTGAGCATGCCGGATGAGATTATGGCGAGAATGGCTGCTGCGACGACGCCGGAGGCCGCGCGCGCTGAAGGCGTGAAGATCGCCAAGGAGATGCTGGCCGAGGCGAAGCCGATGGTGGAGGGCGTGCAGGTGAGCGCTCCGTTCGGGAAGTATCTGGTAGCGGCTGAAGTGCTGGGGCTGGCTTAG
- a CDS encoding exodeoxyribonuclease VII small subunit, whose amino-acid sequence MANFEESLTALESVVERLERGELSLEESVRLFEEGVKLSDVCKKELEAAEGRIQVLVDRGKSVVADLNVDESEESVGEK is encoded by the coding sequence ATGGCGAACTTTGAGGAGAGCCTGACGGCGCTGGAGTCGGTGGTGGAGCGGCTGGAGCGCGGGGAGCTGTCGCTGGAGGAGTCGGTGCGACTGTTTGAAGAGGGCGTGAAGCTGTCGGATGTCTGCAAGAAAGAGCTTGAAGCGGCGGAGGGCAGGATTCAGGTGCTGGTGGACCGCGGGAAGAGTGTTGTGGCGGATTTGAATGTCGATGAGAGTGAAGAGAGTGTAGGCGAGAAGTAG
- a CDS encoding serine O-acetyltransferase, producing MDSTLRQTLKADLYRYRGKADRRSFFSAYLHDPGFRFTYYLRKVAYYSRKKRSLGIFPYLYYRIRYHRYRFKYGFDISPTTSIGRGLYIGHFGGVVISPYAVLGSNINIAQGVTIGAASRGPRTGAPTLEDRVWVGANAIIVGKVTIGSEALIAPGAYVNFDVPPKAVVLGNPGTVVSDAGSAGYVNNTMD from the coding sequence TTGGACTCTACGTTGCGGCAGACCTTGAAGGCTGATCTTTACCGTTACCGTGGCAAGGCTGACAGGCGATCCTTCTTTTCAGCATATCTTCACGACCCGGGCTTCCGATTTACCTACTACCTTCGCAAGGTCGCGTATTACAGCAGGAAGAAGCGATCGCTCGGGATATTTCCTTATCTGTATTACCGCATTCGTTATCACCGCTACCGCTTCAAGTATGGCTTCGACATCTCACCTACAACCAGCATCGGCCGCGGACTCTATATCGGGCACTTTGGCGGCGTTGTCATAAGTCCGTATGCGGTGTTGGGGTCGAATATCAACATTGCTCAGGGAGTGACGATTGGTGCGGCCAGCCGAGGACCTCGAACTGGAGCGCCTACGCTGGAGGACCGCGTGTGGGTCGGGGCGAACGCGATCATTGTGGGGAAGGTCACGATCGGCAGCGAAGCGCTGATTGCCCCGGGTGCCTATGTGAACTTCGATGTGCCTCCGAAGGCGGTGGTGCTGGGCAATCCGGGCACTGTGGTGTCGGATGCCGGGTCGGCGGGGTACGTCAACAACACGATGGATTAG
- a CDS encoding L,D-transpeptidase family protein, with protein sequence MLLTFALLSINGCKSSSPVPQPNVHADRILVVKSKHSLTLMANGKALKTYRVALGRGTGKAKQREGDHETPEGLYTIDSRNARSHFHRSLHISYPNNEDRNRAQAAGVAPGGQIMIHGIQNGLGWLGPLQRTIDWTDGCIAVTDSEIDEIWNLVPNGTPIEIGH encoded by the coding sequence TTGTTGCTGACCTTCGCGCTTCTCAGTATCAACGGCTGTAAATCTAGTTCTCCCGTACCGCAACCGAACGTACACGCCGATCGGATTCTGGTCGTCAAATCGAAACACTCTCTGACTCTAATGGCAAACGGGAAAGCTCTCAAAACCTACCGAGTCGCACTTGGCAGAGGCACTGGCAAAGCAAAACAGCGTGAGGGCGACCACGAGACTCCTGAAGGGCTCTACACCATAGACAGCAGGAATGCGCGTAGCCACTTTCATCGCTCCCTGCACATCTCCTACCCGAATAACGAAGATCGCAATCGCGCGCAAGCAGCAGGCGTCGCGCCCGGCGGCCAGATAATGATTCACGGAATCCAGAACGGCTTAGGCTGGCTTGGTCCCCTGCAACGAACGATCGACTGGACCGACGGTTGCATCGCCGTCACTGACTCCGAAATAGATGAAATTTGGAACCTAGTTCCAAATGGAACACCCATTGAGATCGGCCACTAA
- a CDS encoding polyprenyl synthetase family protein — translation MSSISIATASEVFDLLRDDLAAIEQEFSRQSASNVAVITDIAQYLIAGGGKRIRPLLLLLSAKALGCTSHSRIRLGAVVEMLHTATLVHDDIIDEADTRRGRPSSNTTWGNSKCVLAGDWLYMQAFSAALEERNFHVLDLLISLTQQMVEGELLQIEKLGHLINEEEYFDLIYRKTACLFKVSMQLGASITPHTFGDPAEIELQLGEYGRNLGLAFQIVDDVLDLTATEDVLGKPVASDLREGKATLAVIHALERGTGADREAIRTVLADRSFVQVSHPQILEILQRHGSIDYAMDTACAYAEAARQSIADLSLSDAKRALLWVPGFVTSRDR, via the coding sequence GTGAGTTCCATCTCCATCGCGACCGCCTCCGAGGTCTTCGACCTCCTCCGCGACGACCTCGCAGCCATCGAGCAGGAATTCTCCCGCCAGTCCGCCTCCAACGTCGCCGTCATCACCGACATCGCGCAATACCTTATCGCCGGCGGAGGCAAGCGCATCCGTCCGCTGCTCCTTCTCCTCTCTGCAAAGGCCCTCGGCTGCACCAGCCACAGTCGCATCCGCCTCGGCGCCGTCGTCGAGATGCTCCACACCGCCACCCTCGTCCACGACGACATCATCGACGAGGCTGACACCCGCCGCGGCCGTCCCTCCTCCAACACCACTTGGGGCAACTCCAAGTGCGTTCTCGCCGGCGACTGGCTCTACATGCAGGCCTTCTCCGCAGCCCTCGAAGAGCGCAACTTCCACGTCCTCGACCTGCTCATCTCACTCACCCAGCAGATGGTCGAAGGCGAGCTGCTCCAGATTGAAAAGCTAGGCCACCTCATCAACGAAGAGGAGTACTTCGACCTCATCTACCGCAAGACCGCCTGCCTCTTCAAAGTCTCCATGCAGCTCGGCGCGTCCATCACGCCTCACACCTTCGGCGACCCCGCTGAAATCGAGTTGCAGTTAGGCGAATACGGACGCAACCTCGGCCTCGCCTTCCAAATCGTCGACGACGTCCTCGACCTCACGGCCACCGAAGACGTCCTCGGCAAGCCCGTTGCTTCGGATCTCCGCGAAGGCAAGGCCACGCTCGCCGTCATCCACGCACTTGAGCGCGGCACCGGAGCCGACAGAGAAGCCATCCGCACCGTCCTGGCAGACCGCAGCTTCGTCCAGGTCTCGCACCCGCAGATCCTCGAGATCCTCCAGCGCCACGGCTCCATTGACTACGCCATGGACACCGCCTGTGCCTACGCCGAAGCCGCCCGCCAGAGCATCGCCGACCTGTCACTCTCCGACGCCAAGCGCGCCCTCCTCTGGGTTCCGGGCTTCGTCACCTCACGCGACCGCTGA